The proteins below are encoded in one region of Saccopteryx leptura isolate mSacLep1 chromosome 1, mSacLep1_pri_phased_curated, whole genome shotgun sequence:
- the TREML1 gene encoding trem-like transcript 1 protein, translated as MGPDLLLLLLLGLAGQGTADILPEVIQAPVGGSIRLHCLYRPQDIRARKVWCRFLPEGCQPLVSSAVDRRAPGHGRTFLTDLGSGLLEVEMIALREEDAGEYGCLVEGASGPQTVHRVTLGILPAAPAREEEEEDEEAYEAGSLADEPSSGPVGSASPPEPSQDEKSTPLIWGSVLLLGFLVVAAVLFVVMAKRKGRRLGVRGQSQSSRAPDTAPPSMARVDDSGPAGGVPSDVPYVRLDSPPSFDNTTYTSLPLEPPARTPPPPAPASSPPLTPEVLSSSKSVTYATVIFPRGDKGGRASREPAPDPPRSQAAPS; from the exons GCCAGGGCACGGCTGACATCCTCCCGGAGGTGATACAGGCACCGGTGGGAGGCTCCATTCGGTTGCACTGTCTCTACCGACCCCAGGACATCAGGGCTCGGAAGGTGTGGTGCCGGTTCCTGCCCGAGGGGTGCCAACCCCTGGTGTCCTCGGCAGTGGACCGCAGAGCCCCGGGACACGGCCGCACGTTCCTCACTGACCTGGGGAGCGGCCTGCTCGAGGTGGAGATGATCGCCCTGCGGGAGGAGGATGCGGGGGAGTACGGCTGCCTGGTGGAGGGAGCTTCCGGGCCGCAGACCGTGCACAGGGTGACTCTGGGCATCCTCCCTGCAG CTCCTGCccgggaagaggaagaggaggacgaggaggccTACGAGGCCGGCAGTCTGGCGGACGAGCCTTCCTCAGGCCCCGTGGGCAGTGCCAGCCCTCCGGAACCCAGCCAGGATGAGAAGAG CACCCCCTTGATCTGGGGCTCTGTGCTCCTGCTGGGCTTCCTGGTGGTGGCGGCGGTGCTGTTTGTTGTGATGGCCAAAAGGAAAG GGCGCAGGCTCGGGGTCCGTGGCCAGTCCCAGAGCAGCAGAGCTCCAGACACG GCGCCCCCCTCAATGGCCCGCGTGGACGATTCTGGACCGGCTGGAGGTGTGCCATCAGACGTGCCATATGTTAGGCTGGACTCGCCACCTTCCTTTGACAATACCACCTATACCAGCCTGCCGCTTGAGCCCCCGGCAAggacccccccgcccccagccccagcctcatcGCCCCCCCTGACTCCTGAGGTCCTGAGCAGCTCCAAGTCTGTGACGTATGCCACAGTCATCTTCCCTAGAGGGGACAAGGGTGGAAGGGCCTCCCGGGAGCCAGCCCCGGATCCCCCCAGGAGCCAGGCTGCCCCCAGCTGA